The genomic DNA GGCACCAAGAGCGTCCGGACCACCAGCGTGTCCAAGAGGACACCAAAGGCCACGATGAAGCCCAGTTGCACCATGAACATGATCGGCACGACAGACAGGGCAGCGAACGTGGCCGCAAGCACCACGCCCGCCGAGGTGATCACTCCGCCCGTGACGGCGAGGGCGTGCGTCATACCGTCGTGAACGCCCCGCTCGCGGACCTCTTCCCGGGCCCGGCTCATCAGGAAGATGTTGTAGTCCACGCCCAAGGCCACGAGGAAGACGAACCCAAACAGCGGAACCGTGGGATCCGCGCCGGGGAACTCGTACAGGCCGTTGAAGACGAGGGCGGAGACGCCCATCGCCGTGCCATAGGAGAGGACCGTGGTCAGGATCAAGACCACCGGTGCGACGATGGAGCGCAGGAGAAGCATCAGGATCAGCAGGATGGCGCCAAAAACCAGCGGAATGATCTTGAGGTTGTCCTGCTGGGCTGTCGTCTCCTTGTCCAACGCGGTCGCGGTCGGGCCGCCGACCAAGGACTCGTCATCGAGGGCGTGAACGTTGTCCCGCAGCTGAACCACCGTGTCTTCGGCGGCTGCGGAGTCCGCCGGATCCGCCAAGGTGACTTCGATTTGAACGCGCCCTTCCACGGCGCGGGCGTCCACGCCCGGACGGACGGGGCCGCCGCCCTCAGCCGTGAGGTAGGCCGAAGCGACGCCGTCGGTCCCCTGGACCGTTTCCAGCGCTTCATCGGCCACCGCCTCGTCGGCGTAGACCAGAGTCGGCGAGCCGGAGCCCGCATCGAAGTGGCGTCCAATCGCCTCCTGTCCCTCACGGGCATCCGACGACCCCAGGACCAAGGAGGACTCCGGGACGCCCGAGGCCTGCAACTGCGTCACGCCGAGGCAGCCCGCCGCCAGCACCAGTGTGGTGAGAATCCACACGGGCCGATGCCGACGTCGGACCCAGCGCGCCACGGCGAACCATCCGCGATGTTCGCTGCGCTTGGCGACATGGGCGGCCTCGCTGGTTGGCTTGGGCATGACGGGCCAGAAAGCGGCCCGCCCAAGCAGCCCGAGCAGCGCGGGCAGCAGCGTCAGCGCGGCGAGGACGGAGAAGACAATGCCGCTGGCGGCGATGGGCCCCAGCGCCTTGTTGGAGTTCAGATCGGAGAACATGAGACACAAGAGGCCGACCACGACCGTGCCGGAGGACGCGGCGATCGGCTCGAGCGAACGCACCCAGGCACGGCGCACGGCTGTCCAGCGCGAATGCCCCTCCATGAGTGCCTCGCGGAAGCGGGCCACGATCAGCAGGCAGTAGTCGGTCGCTGCACCGATCACGAGAATGGACAGGATGCCTTGACTCTGTCCATCGATGCGAATGAGCTCTGCCGCGGCCAACTGGTACACCACCACGATCGCCGCGCACAGAGCCGCCATCGCGGTGATCAGCACGGAGAACGGCAACAACACGGACCGATAGACCACGAGCAGGATCACCAGCACGGCGATCAAAGCGACGATCAGGAGCACGCCGTCGATTCCGCCGAAGGCCTCGACGAGGTCCGCCGAGAAGCCGGCGGGGCCGGTCACGTAGGCCTGCGCCCCTTCTCCAAAATCGCCGCGCTCGACGGCGGCGGCGGCGAGATCCCGGACCTCTTCGACTCCAACTTCCACATCGAGCTCGGCGGAGAGGGGGACCACGAGCTGCAAGGCCAGCGCATCGTCCGCGGGGAGCGGGCCGATCACCGCCGTGTCGGCGAGCGCCCGCCCGTCGACGCTCGCAGCGTCAAGCTCAGCCATCAGCTCCTCGGCCATCGGCGGGGCCAATTCCTCCGACGACTCCAGCACCACAATGGCTGGCACCGCGTCTGATTCGGCGAACTTTTCCTGCCATTCGACAGCGCGCGTGGCCTCCGCCGATTCCGGAAGGAACGTGGTGCGGTCCGTGGTCTGGACGCTACCGATCTGACCAAAGGTCGGCCCGCCGACGGCCATGACCGCGAGCCACAACGCGATGGCAGCCACCGCACCGGCGGCCCGCAGCACGGCGCCGCCGCGCCCAGCAGACCGCGGACGAGATGACTGCCGAGTATCGGTTCCACCCTGCCGAGACATCAGCCACTCCTAAAGTTAGTAGTTCTATGATGGAAGTAAAATATCACTTATCGCGCCGCAGCGGGAGAATGGCGTGATGGCAGGGCTGACGCGCGTGCGCTCAGCCCGGTGAGGAGCATTCAGTGAACCCAGAACAGCGGCCGGACCCACGCGCGGCCCTTGCGTTCGAGATGGTGGGCCACCTGCAGGGCCTCACCCTGGCCTCGGACCGCTATGCGGACGCGGTCGCCCGCGCCGACGCACTACACAAGACCGATCTGCACGCGTTGCAGGAAATCCTGCTCCATCAAGACGCTCAGGCCCCGCTCACGGCCTCGGAGCTGGGCCGCAGCCTGCACCTCTCTCCGCCAGCCACCACCGCACTCATCGACCGGCTGGCCAAGCACGGCCATGTCGAGCGTGGCCGGGACGCCCGGGACCGGCGGCGCGTGACGCTACTCGCCACGGACTCGGCGCGCACGACGGGCTCCCGCCTCTTCCGCCCCTTGGCTCAGGCGCTCGGGGAAACCGCCTCGCACTACACCCCCGCCGAGCTCGAGCTCATCAACGCCTTTTTGGCCGAGGCCCTCCGCACCGTCGAGCAGGCCACACCCCCGGCCCCGTAAGTGGCCCGCCGGCACCGCCACACTCGGTTAACGCACCACGGGCCGCCTGAGGTGCTGTAAACACTGCACCTCAGACGGCCCGCGTACGTCGCGCTCAATGCGCGAAGGGTGGCTTAGCGGCTCCGGTTCCGGGAACGACGGCGTCCGGCACCGCTGGCCCGGCCCGCACCGGCGCGGGGGCGCCCGCCCTCGCCTCCTCGAGCGGATCCGCGCCCCTCGGCTCGGGACTGGCTGGCGGCCGCATCTGCGGTGCGCTGGCCCGACTGGCGTACTTCGCGATCGGTAGACTGCACGGCGGAACCGCGACCGCGACCTCCGCGGCGGCTGCGGGATCGACTAGTGGACTGTTCGCCCGATGATGGACCGCCAGCTTGAGCCCCACGGCCCTGCGAGGGCCGAGCCTTCTTCGGCTGGGAAGGCTGCTGACGCACGGGCGCCACGTACGGCACAGGGGCGGCCTGTGGGCCGCGGACCTCGGCAACGACGTCGGACGTGGGCGTGACCGGCTCAAACGGAACCTTGATTCCCGCCGCCTTGAGCAGCTGCGTGACATCGCGGCGCTGCTCCGTGGTGGCGACCGTGACGACCACCCCATCGGAACCGGCGCGTGCCGTACGCCCCGAACGGTGCAAGTACGCCTTGTGCTCCGCAGGCGGGTCAATGTGGACCACGAGCTCGACACCGTCGACGTGAACGCCACGGGCGGCGACGTCGGTGGCCACGAGGACCTTAGCGGAGCCGTCGGAGAACGCGGCGAGATTGCGGTCGCGAGCGTTCTGACTCAAGTTCCCGTGCAGGTCCACGGCGGGCACCCCGGCCTTAGAGAGCCACAGGGCCATCTTCTTCGCGTGATGCTTGGTCCGCATGAACATGATGCGCCGGCCGGTACCGGCGGCCAACTCGCGGACCAGTTCCTTCTTGTCCTCCGGATCCACGAGGAACACGCGGTGCTCCATGGTGTTGACGGCGGCCTGCGGCGCGTCCACCGAATGCGTGATGGGATCCGCGAGGTAGCGGGTCACCAACTTGTCCACGCCGTTGTCCAGCGTGGCGGAAAACAGCATGTGCTGGATGCCGGAAGGGACGCGGTCCAGGATGCGGCGCACCACCGGAAGGAAGCCCATGTCCGCCATGTGGTCGGCCTCGTCCAAGATGGAGATCTCGACGCGGGAGAGGTCCACGATTTTCTGCCCCATCAGGTCATCAAGGCGCCCCGGGCAGGCGATCAGGATGTCGACGCCCGCGTTGAGCTCCTGCTCCTGACGCTTTTGCGAGACGCCGCCGAAGACCACGGAGGTGCGCAGGCCCGCGGCGTCGGCCAGTGGGATGACCGTCCGGGAAATTTGGGTGGCCAGCTCACGGGTCGGCGCCATAATGAGCGCTCGGGGGAAACGCGCCTTGCGGGGGCGCGGGTCCGCGACCAGCCGGGCCACGAGCGGGAGGGAGAAGGCGAGGGTCTTGCCGGAGCCGGTCTGCCCGCGGCCGAGGACGTCTCGCCCGCTGAGCGTGGACGGCAGGGTGGCTTCCTGAATCGGAAACGCTTGAGTCATCCCCTGTGCGGAGAGGACACGGGTCAAGAACTCGGGCACACCGAGCGAGGAAAAAGTAGTCATGCACGTGCTTTCGGTCAGCGAGGCGCGTGCCCCGCGGCGGATCGCCGAAGAACACTGAAGTCGCCGGTGCGCGCCGTGAGAGTGTCAGCGCGGAGCCAGGAAAGCAGAATTATCGACGCATGGCTGTTCGCGCGGGCCGATCGGCGGCCTCCGGCGCGGCCCCACCGCCATCGGGGTGAGGACCAGCCACAGAAGCACCAGTATACCAGTGAAAGCCGGATTCAAAACTCCGCGGCTTCTCTGCCTACGATGTGCCGCGTGACGTTTTCCGTGTGGTTGTCCCTGCTGGGCGCCTGTGTTCTCATCAGCTTTACGCCGGGCGCCGGTGCCATCAACACGATGAGCAACGCGATCCACGCCGGGTTCCGGCGCGCGTTTTGGGGGATCCTAGGTCAGCAGGCCGCCCTCCTGCTGCACGTGATCGTCGTGGCCGCCGGCGTCGGGCTCTTGGTGGCCAACTCCCCCGTGTTGTTCAACATCATCAGGTACGCGGGCGCCGCGTACCTGATCTATCTCGGCGTGCGGCTGCTGATCGCCAAGCCGGACGCCGACACCGCGCCCGTGGATCAGCGCGCAGGCGAGCCAGCAGCCTCGATGTTTCGGCGCGGGCTCTGGGTCAATCTCCTCAATCCCAAGGCGATCATCTTCTTCCTCGCCTTCACCCCGCAGTTCATTCGGCCGGATGCGCCACTGCTGCCGCAGTACGCGCTCTACATCGGGACCGTGGTGGCCGTCGATGTGCTCGTCATGTGGTTTTTCTTCGCCGCCGCCGCCAAGTCCGTTCGCCGCTTCACCCGCGGCGCGCGGGGCCAGCGCATCATGAACCTCACGTTCGGCACCCTGTTCATCTTCGTGGCGGTCCTCCTCGCGGTGAGTCACTAGGGGGGCACGGCCTGGCGCGCACTGCGCCCTTCACGGACGCCTCGGCGGCGGATAGCCTGTGCGTGACCACTGCCGTTCGTCGAACTGGGGACCACCGTGAGCATGCCGTTTCTGACCTCGTCGCCCGTGAAGACCGCCCTGCGTGGATTGGCCGCCGCGCACCCGGACGTGGTGGCGCTCCACCATGACCCGCTGTACCTCACGTCACGGCAGTACGCGAGCGGACGGAGAGTAGGGCTGGTGTCGGGCGGAGGGTCTGGACACGAACCGCTGCATGCCGGCTTCGTGGGCCTTGGCATGCTGGACGCAGCGGTTCCAGGTGCCGTGTTTGCTTCCCCGCACAACACTCAAATCTATGCGGCTTCCCGCGCCGTGGCTGGGCCCGGCGGCGTCGTTCACCTCGTGAAGAACTACACGGGTGACGTCATCAACTTCGCCATCGCCGCAGAACGCCTTGCGGCTGACGGCATCGACGTGGCCCGTGTCCTCATTGACGACGACGTCGCCACCGGCAGCGAGGATACCGCCACGGGGCGGCGCGGAACAGGCGCCACTGTGGTCGTGGAAAAAATCCTCGGAGCCGCGGCGGATGAGGGCTTCAGCGCCAGTGAATTGGCGGAGCTCGGCGCCGACGTCGTCGCCTCCTCACGCAGCGTGGCGGTCGCCTCCCGCGCCCACACGGACCTCCACACCGGCGAGGACGCGTTCACTCTTGAACCGGGACAGCTCGAATACGGCGTCGGTATTCACGGCGAGCGCGCCGCTCGGTCCATCGCACGCCCGGACTTCGAGGAGCTCATCGGCACGATGGTGGATTCATTACTTGGGGACCTGCCGGGCACTGAAGACCTGCTGGTCTTCGTCAATGGGCTCGGCGCCACGACTCAGCTAGAGCTGCTTAACGTGTACGCCGCCGTCGAGGAGCACCTGACGGCGGCCGGCCAGCGGGTCAGTGCGAGGCTGGTGGGGTCCTACGTGGCGGCACTGGATATGTCCGGGTTTTCCCTCACCCTCACACGTCTGCGGCCGGGGTGGATCGATTACTGGAACGCCCCATCGGCGACCCCAGCGTTTCCCACCACTTCCGCCGGCTTCCCGTCCGTGTTGGACACAACCCAACGCGTCACCGCCGCCGAAGCGGTCTCCAGTGCACGGCAGCCCCACGATGCGTCCCGGGCCCCGGGCGGGCCAGGCGACGCCGTCGTGCGCCGGTTTGCCGCCTTGATCGAGGAACACTACGAGGAATTGACTCGGCTGGATCAGTTGGCTGGCGATGGCGACTTTGGCGACAACCTCCGCGGTGGTCTCCACGAAGCGCTGCAGCTCATGGAAGAGCATAAAACGGGACTCGCTGCCGCTGAATCGGCATTTCTCGACGGCGTGGGCGGGACCAGCGGCCCTCTTCTCGGGCTGTTGTTCGCCCGGATCAACGCTGCCGTGACCGACGACGGTGGCACGGCTGACGCGTGGGCACGCGGCACCGCCGAGGGATGCGATGCCATTCAGCGCGTGGGCGGCGCCGAGCCCGGCGACCGGACGATCGTTGACGTATTGGTCCCCACCGCACAGGCCCCCTCGAACGGCTTCGAGGCTGGGGCGCACGCCGCCGCAGAAGCTGCTGCGGCCACCGCCTCGCTGCAGGCCAAGCGCGGCCGGGCCAGCTATGTCTCGGGACGAGGAGAAGGCGCCCCGGATGCTGGTGCCGTCGGTGTCTCCCTGCTCTTCCGCGCGGCCGCCGAGGTGGGCTGAGACCGGGCAGGCTACCGGCACCGGCCCGGCGTTTCCTAGACTGGTCCGTATGTTCCGGATCAACGCCGTCTGCACGGGCAATATCTGCCGCTCCCCCATGGCCGAATACCTCCTCCGCGTAGCCCTAGAGGACGCGGGAATCGACGGCGTGGACGTGGAATCTAGCGCCGTGACGGCATGGGAAGTGGGCAACACGATCGACGACCGTGCCGGCGCCCGCTTGGACGCCGACGGCATCGATGCTGCCGGCCACGTGGCCCGCCAGTTCACCCCGGCGGACTACGACGCCGACCTGATTTTGGCTCTCGACACGGATCATTACACCCACCTGCGCCGCGGCGCGCCGACGCCTGAAGCGGAGGCCAAGGTGCGGATGCTCCGCTCCTTCGACCCGCAGGTGGCTGACCGCGGACCTGCCGACCAGGGGATCTACGATCCGTGGTACGGCGACGCTGCCGACTTTGAGGCGACGTACGACCTCATCGCGGCCGCGCTGCCGGGCCTGGTTGAGTACGTTCGCGACGCCGTCGCCTCGGGGCCCGGGGCCCGCGCCTAACCGTGGACGCCACCAACCACGTCGCCTCCCGCCCCACCATCATTGCGGTGGACGGGCGGTCCGGTGCCGGTAAGTCGACCCTCGCGCTTGAACTCACCACACGCCTGCGCCGCCACCGCACCGTCACGCTGTTTCACCTCGAGGACCTCTACCCCGGTTGGGAGGGCCTCGCGGCCGGTATCAGCGAGTACGCCGCCCAGGTCCTGCCCCAACTCGCCGCTGGCCGTCCAGCAGTGTGGCGACCGTGGGACTGGGCTGGCGACGCACCAGGGGCGGCCACCCGCACGGAACCGGCCGAGGTCATCGTCGTCGAGGGCGTTGGCGTGGCGTCCGCCGCCGCACTGCCACACCTCGACGCGGTGGTGTGGGTCGAGGAAGACGACCGCGTGCGGCACCAGCGGGCCATCGCCCGCGACGGTGAAACCTACCGTCCGCACTGGGACACCTGGGCGGGACAGGAGGACGCGTGGCTCGCCGCGGAGCCGGTGCACCCGGCCGAAGCCGCCGACGTCGTGGTGCACCAGACGGGGGATGACCGCGCTGCCGCGGACGCGCTCACCGCGCTACTGCACGTCCCACGGCTTCGAGACGCCCTCGGGCGAGAGATCGCCGAGCAGAGCGCCCGGCGCCTGCACGTGGAGCTCTTCGAGCTGGGGCCGGGGCAGTTGCACGACGGCGGCTTGGAGCCGGATCTGCGCGCGCCGGCGGGTGCCGTGGCCGCGGCAGAGGTTTTCGGGCGGCTCTACCCGGGCGTGAGCGGGCACGTCGAGGCGGAGGACGACGCCGCCGAGCACTGTCTCCTTCTCGAGTCCACGAACCCGGAGGCCGAGGACGCCAGTGAGCGCAATCGCTTTAGCATCCTCACCGATGCCGGCGAGCCCGCTCGACGCAGGATGGCGTCCCATCGCCTCACGGAAGCCGGGGCCCGCACCGAGGTGGAGATCGGCTGTGCGCTCGCGCGTGTGCCCGGCCCGTTCTTCGGGTGGCTGGACCACGTGTGGGGCACCTACGAGGTGGAGCTGAGCGGCAGTGGAGCTGCCTCCCTTGGCTCGTCCGGTTGCGCGTTCCGCGGCGGCTGGGTCGGCTGGTTAGGGTACGAGCTGGGCCGAGAATCCTCCGGCGTCACCCGCACCGCGCGCACGCCGGATGCAGCCCTCTTTCGCGCGGAACGGGCCGTGATCATCGATCATGCCGAGCACCGAGCGTGGGTCCTCAGCGGAGTCGCCGGCGACGCCGGCCCAGACGCTGAATGGATCGCCAGGGCGCGTGAGGCCCTCACCGTGAGCGCCGGCGTCGTGCCCCTCACACCCACCCTCGATGCTCCTCCCGAGTTCACGTGCCGGGACACGCGGGACGACTACTTAGAGAAGGTACGCGCCGCACAGACCTCCATCACCGACGGGGACAGTTACGAGGTGTGCCTGACCACCGCGCTGACTTCGCGACAACGCGAGTGGGACCCATGGCTCGCCTACTTGCGGCTGCGGGCCCGGAACCCCGCGCCATTCGCGGTCTTCACACGCTGGGGCAGTACGGCCGTCGCCGGGACCAGCCCCGAGCGGTTCCTGCGGATCGGCGCCGACGGGTGGATGCGCGCCGAACCCATCAAGGGAACCCGCCGGCGTGCTGTGGACCCGACCGAGGACGCCGGCCTCAAACAGGACCTCGCCATGAGCGCTAAGGATCGCGCGGAGAACGTGATGATCGTGGATCTCATGCGCAACGACTTGGGCCGCAGCGCCGACCCGCGCACCCTGCACGTGCCGCGACTCTGCCACATCGAGTCCTACGCCAGCGTGCATCAGATGGTCTCCACGGTGGACGCCCGGCTTCGGCCCGGGGCCTCCCGCGCCGAGGCCGTCGCCGCCGCGTTCCCGCCCGGGTCCATGACCGGCGCCCCGAAGATCTCAACCATGCACATTCTGGATCGGCTGGAAGACGAGTCCGCCCGCGGCATCTATTCCGGCGCGATCGGCTATTTTGCGGACACCGGCGCCTGCGATACCTCGGTGGTCATCCGCTCCTTGGTCATGGAGTATGACGCCGAGGGCTGCACCCTCACCCTCGGGGTCGGCGGCGCGGTGACCGCCGATTCCGTACCGGAGGATGAATGGGACGAAGTCCGCACCAAGGCGTACGGCGTGCTCAGCGCGCTGGGGGCCGATTTCCCGAGCTAGCACGCGGTCTTCTCCGCCGATCGGCTGGTGGTGCTATCGCCCGGGCGCGGGCCTGCGCCCGCCTGTCATTTCGCCCCGTTCTTCGCAGCACACTTTCCGGAATGTTGGGTCGGAAGTGACCTCGAGGCGGCAAGAACGGGGCGAAATGACAGAGTGAGACGAGCCGGAGGCGCAGTGACGCGAGGCTAGGGAGCGGTGACGGTCAGCGTGCCAGCGCCCGTCGACGTCCGAGCATGACGTTTCACCTCGGACGGCGTCGTCAGCGGCTCGTACTCGTAGGGCGGGTCCCACTCGATGCCCGACGTGAATCCCTGGGCGGCCCATTCGGGCAGCGGTTCGCCCGAGGCCGCAGCTTCCTCGACTCGCGCGCCGAACTGCTCGGAGGCCAGGGCGTTCAGGTCCACCGGCCGCTGGTTAAACCAGGACCCCTCGTCGAGGAAGTGATTAGCGTTCCAGACGTGCACGGCTACGGTCTCGTCAGCGCCGGGTCCTCGATAGTCAAAGGAGTTCCTTTCCGAGTACACCTGAGACTTGTAGCCAAGCCCCATAAAGTAGTCGTGGCCGCCGACGGCACCGCTCGTCACCGGTGACTGGGGATCTTTGACGTGGCCGAGGAAGTAGTTATTAAGCACGTGCACCTGGCCGAAGCGGACGCGTGGAGCACGTTGCTTGATGCCATCAAAGAAGTTTCCGATCAGGCTGATGCGGAGTCGCCCCTCGTCGGTGTCCGCGTTGTCGTCCCCCGAGCCCAAGAGCATGGTTTTGTCATGATTCTCGAAGCGGGAATTGCTGACGGTGATGTAGTCGGATCCGTCCTTCATGTCGAACAAGCCGTCGTGCCGATTCATCGGTTTCCCATTGGGCCCCATCGGAGCGTCTCGGTCCAGAAAGTCGCCATCCGTCAACGTCACGTGATCCAACCAGATGTTGGTAGAGGTCACGGAAGACACCGCGTCAAAGCGCGCATTCCACGACCCTTCCTCCCCGTCATAGGGGTCCCACGACGAGAAGTAATCGACCGGAGCCTCGAGCGTCAGATTGCGGATCACGACGTTGTGGGCCAGATGAAGCATGACGGTTGCCTGGTCGATTCCCGCGTCATCGCCAAGCCCCACCAAGGTGGTGTTGCTAGGAATCGACAGCTCACTCTGCCGCTTCATGGCATTACTG from Zhihengliuella flava includes the following:
- a CDS encoding DEAD/DEAH box helicase, with the protein product MTTFSSLGVPEFLTRVLSAQGMTQAFPIQEATLPSTLSGRDVLGRGQTGSGKTLAFSLPLVARLVADPRPRKARFPRALIMAPTRELATQISRTVIPLADAAGLRTSVVFGGVSQKRQEQELNAGVDILIACPGRLDDLMGQKIVDLSRVEISILDEADHMADMGFLPVVRRILDRVPSGIQHMLFSATLDNGVDKLVTRYLADPITHSVDAPQAAVNTMEHRVFLVDPEDKKELVRELAAGTGRRIMFMRTKHHAKKMALWLSKAGVPAVDLHGNLSQNARDRNLAAFSDGSAKVLVATDVAARGVHVDGVELVVHIDPPAEHKAYLHRSGRTARAGSDGVVVTVATTEQRRDVTQLLKAAGIKVPFEPVTPTSDVVAEVRGPQAAPVPYVAPVRQQPSQPKKARPSQGRGAQAGGPSSGEQSTSRSRSRRGGRGRGSAVQSTDREVRQSGQRTADAAASQSRAEGRGSARGGEGGRPRAGAGRASGAGRRRSRNRSR
- a CDS encoding LysE family transporter, which produces MTFSVWLSLLGACVLISFTPGAGAINTMSNAIHAGFRRAFWGILGQQAALLLHVIVVAAGVGLLVANSPVLFNIIRYAGAAYLIYLGVRLLIAKPDADTAPVDQRAGEPAASMFRRGLWVNLLNPKAIIFFLAFTPQFIRPDAPLLPQYALYIGTVVAVDVLVMWFFFAAAAKSVRRFTRGARGQRIMNLTFGTLFIFVAVLLAVSH
- a CDS encoding pectate lyase family protein gives rise to the protein MLSSSGTFTALLGAAATLAVTAAGLPVGASAAPANPAERGHVFSASDQAPGWASENGGTTGGAVATPESTYVVTNRAELLAALDNAGQRHEPKMIYISGTIHGNEADDGRLLGEQEYAPGYDVEKYLSCFGAEGWSDQLHEYCGDQRRTRQSGSNAMKRQSELSIPSNTTLVGLGDDAGIDQATVMLHLAHNVVIRNLTLEAPVDYFSSWDPYDGEEGSWNARFDAVSSVTSTNIWLDHVTLTDGDFLDRDAPMGPNGKPMNRHDGLFDMKDGSDYITVSNSRFENHDKTMLLGSGDDNADTDEGRLRISLIGNFFDGIKQRAPRVRFGQVHVLNNYFLGHVKDPQSPVTSGAVGGHDYFMGLGYKSQVYSERNSFDYRGPGADETVAVHVWNANHFLDEGSWFNQRPVDLNALASEQFGARVEEAAASGEPLPEWAAQGFTSGIEWDPPYEYEPLTTPSEVKRHARTSTGAGTLTVTAP
- a CDS encoding MMPL family transporter, with protein sequence MSRQGGTDTRQSSRPRSAGRGGAVLRAAGAVAAIALWLAVMAVGGPTFGQIGSVQTTDRTTFLPESAEATRAVEWQEKFAESDAVPAIVVLESSEELAPPMAEELMAELDAASVDGRALADTAVIGPLPADDALALQLVVPLSAELDVEVGVEEVRDLAAAAVERGDFGEGAQAYVTGPAGFSADLVEAFGGIDGVLLIVALIAVLVILLVVYRSVLLPFSVLITAMAALCAAIVVVYQLAAAELIRIDGQSQGILSILVIGAATDYCLLIVARFREALMEGHSRWTAVRRAWVRSLEPIAASSGTVVVGLLCLMFSDLNSNKALGPIAASGIVFSVLAALTLLPALLGLLGRAAFWPVMPKPTSEAAHVAKRSEHRGWFAVARWVRRRHRPVWILTTLVLAAGCLGVTQLQASGVPESSLVLGSSDAREGQEAIGRHFDAGSGSPTLVYADEAVADEALETVQGTDGVASAYLTAEGGGPVRPGVDARAVEGRVQIEVTLADPADSAAAEDTVVQLRDNVHALDDESLVGGPTATALDKETTAQQDNLKIIPLVFGAILLILMLLLRSIVAPVVLILTTVLSYGTAMGVSALVFNGLYEFPGADPTVPLFGFVFLVALGVDYNIFLMSRAREEVRERGVHDGMTHALAVTGGVITSAGVVLAATFAALSVVPIMFMVQLGFIVAFGVLLDTLVVRTLLVPALSHELGRWLWWPSKLFRRPGGLRAESPDADSEADAERSAALK
- a CDS encoding MarR family winged helix-turn-helix transcriptional regulator, which encodes MNPEQRPDPRAALAFEMVGHLQGLTLASDRYADAVARADALHKTDLHALQEILLHQDAQAPLTASELGRSLHLSPPATTALIDRLAKHGHVERGRDARDRRRVTLLATDSARTTGSRLFRPLAQALGETASHYTPAELELINAFLAEALRTVEQATPPAP
- a CDS encoding dihydroxyacetone kinase subunit DhaK yields the protein MPFLTSSPVKTALRGLAAAHPDVVALHHDPLYLTSRQYASGRRVGLVSGGGSGHEPLHAGFVGLGMLDAAVPGAVFASPHNTQIYAASRAVAGPGGVVHLVKNYTGDVINFAIAAERLAADGIDVARVLIDDDVATGSEDTATGRRGTGATVVVEKILGAAADEGFSASELAELGADVVASSRSVAVASRAHTDLHTGEDAFTLEPGQLEYGVGIHGERAARSIARPDFEELIGTMVDSLLGDLPGTEDLLVFVNGLGATTQLELLNVYAAVEEHLTAAGQRVSARLVGSYVAALDMSGFSLTLTRLRPGWIDYWNAPSATPAFPTTSAGFPSVLDTTQRVTAAEAVSSARQPHDASRAPGGPGDAVVRRFAALIEEHYEELTRLDQLAGDGDFGDNLRGGLHEALQLMEEHKTGLAAAESAFLDGVGGTSGPLLGLLFARINAAVTDDGGTADAWARGTAEGCDAIQRVGGAEPGDRTIVDVLVPTAQAPSNGFEAGAHAAAEAAAATASLQAKRGRASYVSGRGEGAPDAGAVGVSLLFRAAAEVG
- a CDS encoding low molecular weight protein-tyrosine-phosphatase, which translates into the protein MFRINAVCTGNICRSPMAEYLLRVALEDAGIDGVDVESSAVTAWEVGNTIDDRAGARLDADGIDAAGHVARQFTPADYDADLILALDTDHYTHLRRGAPTPEAEAKVRMLRSFDPQVADRGPADQGIYDPWYGDAADFEATYDLIAAALPGLVEYVRDAVASGPGARA
- a CDS encoding chorismate-binding protein, with protein sequence MDATNHVASRPTIIAVDGRSGAGKSTLALELTTRLRRHRTVTLFHLEDLYPGWEGLAAGISEYAAQVLPQLAAGRPAVWRPWDWAGDAPGAATRTEPAEVIVVEGVGVASAAALPHLDAVVWVEEDDRVRHQRAIARDGETYRPHWDTWAGQEDAWLAAEPVHPAEAADVVVHQTGDDRAAADALTALLHVPRLRDALGREIAEQSARRLHVELFELGPGQLHDGGLEPDLRAPAGAVAAAEVFGRLYPGVSGHVEAEDDAAEHCLLLESTNPEAEDASERNRFSILTDAGEPARRRMASHRLTEAGARTEVEIGCALARVPGPFFGWLDHVWGTYEVELSGSGAASLGSSGCAFRGGWVGWLGYELGRESSGVTRTARTPDAALFRAERAVIIDHAEHRAWVLSGVAGDAGPDAEWIARAREALTVSAGVVPLTPTLDAPPEFTCRDTRDDYLEKVRAAQTSITDGDSYEVCLTTALTSRQREWDPWLAYLRLRARNPAPFAVFTRWGSTAVAGTSPERFLRIGADGWMRAEPIKGTRRRAVDPTEDAGLKQDLAMSAKDRAENVMIVDLMRNDLGRSADPRTLHVPRLCHIESYASVHQMVSTVDARLRPGASRAEAVAAAFPPGSMTGAPKISTMHILDRLEDESARGIYSGAIGYFADTGACDTSVVIRSLVMEYDAEGCTLTLGVGGAVTADSVPEDEWDEVRTKAYGVLSALGADFPS